From the Brassica napus cultivar Da-Ae chromosome A8, Da-Ae, whole genome shotgun sequence genome, one window contains:
- the LOC106424187 gene encoding coatomer subunit beta-1-like produces MDKSSTLLVHYDKGTPAVAKEIKEALEGNDVEAKVDAMKKAVMLLLNGETIPQLFITIIRYVLPSEDHTIQKLLLLYLELIEKTDSKGKVLPEMILICQNLRNNLMHPNEYIRGVTLRFLCRLKETEIVEPLTPSVLQNLEHRHPFVRRNAILAVMAIYKLPNGEQLFVDAPEMIEKALSTEQDPSAKRNAFLMLFTCAEERAVNYLLSNVDKVSDWNESLQMVVLELIRSVCKTKPAEKGKYIKIIISLLSATSSAVIYECAGTLVSLSSAPTAIRAAANTYCQLLLSQSDNNVKLILLDRLSELKSSHRDIMVELIIDVLRVLSSPNLDIRRKTLDIALDLITHHNINEVVQMLKKEVVKTQSGELEKNGEYRQMLIQAIHACAVKFPEVASTVVHLLMDFLGDSNVASALDVISFVREIIETNPKLRVSIITRLLDTFYQIRAGKVCPCALWIIGEYCLSLSEVESGISTIKQCLGELPFYSVSEESEPTEASKKIQPTSSAMVSSRKPVILADGTYATQSAASETTFSTPTVVQGALTSGNLRALLLTGDFFLGAVVACTLTKLVLRLEEVQSSKTEVNKTVTQALLIMVSMLQLGQSPASPHPIDNDSYERIVLCIKLLCHRNDEMKKIWLESCRQSFVKMISEKQLREMEELKAKTQTTHAQPDDLIDFFHLKSRKGMSQLELEDQVQDDLKRATGEFTKDENDANKLNRILQLTGFSDPVYAEAYVTVHHYDIALEVTVINRTKETLQNLCLELATMGDLKLVERPQNYSLAPATSMQIKANIKVSSTETGVIFGNIVYETSNVMERNVVVLNDIHIDIMDYISPAVCSDVAFRTMWAEFEWENKVAVNTKIENEREFLDHIIKSTNMKCLTGPSELEGECGFLAANLYAKSVFGEDALVNVSIEKQTDGALSGYIRIRSKTQGIALSLGDKITLKQKGSS; encoded by the exons ATGGACAAGTCTAGTACCTTGCTCGTACACTATGACAAAGGGACTCCAGCAGTTGCCAAGGAGATTAAAGAAGCTCTGGAAGGAAACGATGTGGAAGCGAAAGTTGATGCCATGAAGAAGGCGGTTATGCTTTTGCTGAATGGTGAAACCATTCCTCAGCTTTTCATAACTATTATTAGATACGTGCTGCCTTCTGAAGACCACACGATCCAGAAGCTTCTGCTGCTGTACCTGGAGTTGATTGAGAAAACCGATTCCAAGGGGAAGGTGCTGCCTGAAATGATTTTGATTTGCCAGAATCTCCGGAACAACCTTATGCATCCTAATGAGTACATTCGTGGAGTGACACTGAGGTTTCTCTGCCGGTTGAAGGAGACTGAAATCGTGGAGCCTTTGACTCCATCAGTGTTGCAAAACCTGGAGCACCGTCATCCTTTTGTTCGTAGGAATGCGATTCTGGCCGTCATGGCGATCTATAAGCTTCCAAATGGCGAGCAGCTTTTCGTTGATGCACCTGAAATGATCGAGAAAGCTCTGTCAACAGAACAAGATCCCTCCGCCAAGAGAAATGCATTTCTGATGCTCTTTACCTGTGCTGAGGAACGAGCTGTGAACTATCTTCTGAGCAATGTTGACAAGGTTTCAGACTGGAATGAGTCGCTTCAGATGGTGGTGCTGGAGTTGATTCGGAGTGTGTGCAAGACTAAACCAGCAGAGAAGGGGAAATATATTAAGATTATTATTTCTCTGTTGAGTGCCACTTCCTCTGCAGTTATCTATGAATGTGCTGGAACGCTCGTCTCTCTCTCATCTGCCCCTACTGCTATTAGGGCTGCTGCCAACACCTACTGTCAACTTCTTCTTTCTCAGAGTGACAACAATGTGAAGCTTATTTTGCTCGATCGGTTGAGTGAGCTTAAGTCATCGCACAGAGATATCATGGTTGAGCTAATAATAGATGTGCTCAGAGTACTCTCAAGCCCAAACCTTGATATTCGCAGGAAGACACTTGACATTGCCCTTGATTTGATTACTCATCACAACATTAATGAGGTCGTTCAAATGTTGAAGAAAGAAGTTGTAAAGACACAGAGTGGAGAGCTTGAGAAGAATGGAGAGTACAGACAAATGCTTATTCAAGCAATCCATGCTTGCGCAGTTAAGTTCCCCGAAGTTGCAAGCACAGTGGTCCATCTTCTTATGGATTTCTTGGGAGATAGCAATGTGGCTTCAGCACTTGATGTGATTTCATTTGTTAGAGAGATAATAGAAACTAATCCCAAGTTAAGAGTTTCAATCATAACCAGGTTGCTGGACACGTTCTATCAGATTCGCGCAGGAAAGGTCTGCCCTTGTGCACTGTGGATCATTGGGGAGTATTGCCTTTCACTTTCGGAAGTTGAGAGTGGCATTTCAACCATTAAGCAATGCCTTGGTGAGTTACCATTCTACTCTGTTTCTGAGGAATCTGAGCCAACTGAGGCATCAAAGAAGATTCAGCCAACCTCTTCTGCCATGGTGTCCTCGAGAAAGCCCGTGATTCTTGCTGATGGTACTTATGCTACCCAAAGCGCGGCCTCTGAAACCACATTCTCAACACCAACAGTTGTTCAGGGAGCATTGACTTCTGGAAATTTGAGAGCACTGCTTCTAACTGGTGATTTTTTCCTAGGAGCAGTGGTTGCTTGCACATTGACCAAGCTTGTTCTTAGGTTGGAGGAGGTTCAGTCGTCTAAAACAGAAGTGAACAAGACAGTCACACAGGCCTTGCTGATCATGGTTTCCATGTTGCAACTTGGGCAGTCTCCTGCTTCCCCACACCCTATTGATAATGATTCATACGAGAGGATTGTGTTGTGCATAAAACTGCTTTGCCATAGGAATGATGAGATGAAAAAGATATGGTTGGAATCCTGCCGCCAGAGTTTTGTCAAGATGATATCTGAAAAACAACTTAGAGAGATGGAGGAACTTAAGGCAAAGACCCAGACAACTCATGCGCAACCTGATGATCTAATTGACTTCTTCCATCTAAAGAGCCGGAAG GGAATGAGTCAACTTGAGTTGGAAGACCAGGTACAAGATGACCTAAAGCGTGCTACCGGAGAGTTCACCAAGGACGAGAACGATGCGAACAAACTCAACCGCATTCTTCAACTCACAGGATTCAGTGATCCAGTCTATGCTGAAGCATATGTGACAGTCCATCACTACGACATCGCACTCGAAGTTACTGTTATCAACCGTACAAAGGAAACTCTTCAGAATCTGTGCTTGGAGTTAGCAACCATGGGTGATCTCAAGCTTGTTGAGCGTCCTCAAAACTATAGTCTTGCACCTGCAACGAGCATGCAGATAAAGGCAAACATCAAGGTGTCGTCCACGGAGACCGGAGTCATATTCGGGAACATCGTCTATGAGACATCAAATGTGATGGAGCGAAACGTCGTGGTTCTTAACGACATTCACATTGATATCATGGACTATATCTCCCCTGCTGTTTGCTCAGATGTTGCCTTCAGAACCATGTGGGCAGAGTTTGAATGGGAGAACAAG GTTGCTGTGAACACCAAGATTGAAAACGAAAGAGAGTTCCTCGACCACATAATCAAATCTACAAACATGAAGTGTCTCACTGGCCC ATCTGAACTAGAAGGAGAATGTGGGTTCCTTGCAGCAAACTTATACGCAAAAAGTGTGTTTGGTGAGGATGCTCTTGTGAACGTGAGTATCGAGAAGCAAACAGACGGAGCATTGAGTGGCTACATAAGGATAAGGAGCAAGACGCAAGGGATTGCTCTAAGTCTTGGAGACAAAATCACCCTCAAACAAAAGGGTAGTAGCTGA
- the LOC106424198 gene encoding uncharacterized protein LOC106424198 — MAFRGKEMMKKLVKKVGAETLTPELKEKLKACVPDSKVVMGRAKRGLYAGRHIQYGNRVSEDGGNKSRRCWKPNVQEKRLFSYIFDRHIKVKVTTHALRCIDKAGGIDEYLLKTPYQKMDTEMGLFWKTKVEQRYAELGQMEVAFFNPEDEAKFEQGFKDLNIAKKEARREARKEARRKMYGDYGGEEKGEGEASLEAGGSESHQDDHGWLEANA; from the exons ATGGCGTTCAGAGggaaggagatgatgaagaagctggTGAAGAAGGTCGGAGCGGAGACTCTAACGCCGGAGCTGAAAGAGAAGCTCAAGGCTTGTGTTCCGGATTCCAAAGTCGTGATGGGCAGAGCCAAGCGCGGTCTCTACGCCGGCCGCCATATCCAGTACGGCAACCGCGTTAGTGAAGACGGTGGCAACAA GTCAAGAAGATGTTGGAAACCGAACGTCCAAGAGAAGAGATTGTTCAGCTACATATTCGACCGCCACATTAAAGTCAAAGTCACAACGCACGCTCTCCGCTGCATCGACAAGGCAGGAGGGATAGACGAGTACCTGCTTAAAACACCATACCAGAAGATGGACACAGAGATGGGTCTTTTCTGGAAAACCAAAGTGGAGCAAAGATACGCAGAGCTAGGTCAAATGGAAGTAGCCTTCTTCAATCCAGAGGACGAAGCCAAGTTCGAACAAGGGTTCAAGGACTTGAACATAGCTAAGAAAGAGGCTCGTAGGGAGGCTCGTAAGGAAGCTAGAAGAAAGATGTATGGAGATTATGGCGGAGAAGAGAAGGGTGAGGGAGAAGCTTCTCTTGAAGCTGGAGGGTCAGAATCACACCAAGATGATCATGGGTGGTTAGAAGCTAATGCTTAG
- the LOC106424197 gene encoding uncharacterized protein LOC106424197: protein MQRPEDHPRIDLAELKAHIVKKIGVERSRRYFYYLGRFLSQKLTKSEFDKSCHRLLGRENLPLHNKLVHSILRNASLAKSPPPGHKSLVLGKEDGPARNDHVRSNGVLHKVRSGTCVGTVRDRPSPLGPNHQPLCSREDKSGNRNTENEDFGPFAYHKSSLYSDERGLKIPDKGQAVDDEAQGERGRLVVSKGPVTAPLGIPFCAASVSGTRRTVPVSTRADVTSCYDSGGLSDAEMLRKRMESIAAAHGLGGVSAECSSMLSNVLDVYLKKLIKSCVDLSGARSRRSGEEIVNGVWPSNSLQIQTGNQLSGITQEQDSVSLLDFRVAMELNPTQLGEDWPLLRERMLLRSFEEREGV, encoded by the coding sequence aTGCAACGTCCTGAAGATCATCCCAGGATTGATCTGGCCGAGCTGAAAGCGCATATTGTGAAGAAGATTGGGGTTGAGAGATCTAGAAGGTACTTTTACTACTTGGGGAGGTTTCTGAGTCAGAAGCTTACTAAGAGTGAGTTTGATAAGTCGTGTCACCGTCTTTTGGGGAGGGAGAATCTTCCTCTACACAACAAGTTGGTTCACTCCATCTTGAGAAATGCATCTCTTGCTAAATCCCCACCTCCTGGTCACAAATCTTTGGTGCTTGGGAAAGAAGATGGACctgctaggaatgatcatgtTCGGTCAAATGGGGTGTTACATAAGGTTCGGTCTGGAACGTGTGTGGGGACAGTCAGAGATAGGCCTAGTCCACTTGGTCCAAACCATCAGCCACTTTGTAGTAGAGAAGACAAAAGTGGTAATAGAAACACTGAGAACGAGGACTTTGGTCCGTTTGCTTATCATAAATCAAGTCTATATTCTGATGAAAGAGGTCTGAAGATACCGGATAAAGGTCAGGCCGTAGATGATGAAGCTCAAGGTGAGCGAGGCAGATTGGTTGTTTCCAAGGGTCCTGTAACGGCACCTCTAGGGATACCATTTTGCGCAGCTAGTGTCAGTGGGACCCGCAGAACTGTTCCAGTTTCGACCAGGGCTGACGTCACTAGTTGCTATGACAGTGGTGGATTATCAGACGCAGAGATGTTGAGAAAGCGGATGGAGAGTATTGCAGCAGCACATGGTCTTGGAGGGGTTTCAGCGGAGTGTTCTAGTATGTTGAGCAACGTGTTGGACGTGTACTTGAAGAAGCTGATCAAATCATGCGTTGATTTGTCTGGAGCTCGGTCACGACGGAGCGGAGAGGAGATTGTAAATGGAGTGTGGCCGAGTAATAGCTTGCAGATACAAACTGGCAACCAATTGTCTGGCATAACGCAAGAGCAGGATTCGGTGTCTTTGCTTGATTTTAGAGTTGCAATGGAGCTAAATCCAACTCAACTTGGCGAAGACTGGCCGTTGCTTCGGGAGAGAATGTTATTGCGTTCGTTTGAGGAACGAGAAGGGGTGTGA